From Sulfuracidifex tepidarius, one genomic window encodes:
- a CDS encoding AAA family ATPase, whose product MFDIERRECEEIKNVMGWKLIYGRRKVGKTYLARKCLDYDDYYLISRNLSIIRGDEELSLDEGIRRVVGELKGGKKVIFDEFQRLPEKYLDQIATAYPNGTLTLLASSLGAVSKVVERNSPLLGYVVPYRMGVVKFSDAVLSVKDPFKALLFRDPWTVQHATGWSDIERNPQSFYYITKGLIGEIFQEEDRKLTKTYEAILLEVAEGMWNTSMISARLQSKMDMNTSKASSYINTLFNLGLIKKIKVYKGGKGSEWYYDLDSPIMETTFYAEAKYRVSEGTKVVLDLTYPISKEMQFSIGEMLAEYYNAELAYTPQGDIDVVLLKKGKPFIAYEVKNRFSDKEARKAIERIKDFGIPRAGLVGVLEDPPSSEDSIGRDRLVEIAREIKEARNRN is encoded by the coding sequence ATGTTTGACATAGAAAGGAGAGAATGTGAAGAGATAAAGAACGTAATGGGTTGGAAGCTGATTTACGGAAGGAGGAAGGTCGGGAAAACATATCTAGCTAGGAAGTGTCTTGACTACGATGATTACTACTTAATTTCTAGAAATTTGAGCATAATTCGTGGAGACGAAGAACTTTCCTTAGACGAGGGGATAAGGAGAGTTGTGGGTGAGTTGAAAGGAGGCAAAAAAGTGATATTCGATGAATTTCAAAGGTTGCCCGAAAAATACCTCGATCAGATAGCAACGGCTTATCCTAATGGTACTTTAACACTCTTGGCGAGCTCACTGGGAGCTGTGAGCAAGGTCGTTGAAAGGAACAGCCCCCTTCTTGGATACGTCGTACCTTACAGAATGGGGGTAGTGAAGTTCAGCGACGCCGTGTTAAGCGTTAAAGATCCCTTTAAGGCTTTACTTTTCAGGGATCCTTGGACTGTTCAACACGCAACGGGCTGGAGTGACATAGAGAGAAACCCTCAATCATTCTACTATATTACAAAAGGTCTGATTGGGGAAATCTTTCAGGAAGAGGACAGAAAGCTGACTAAAACGTATGAAGCGATACTTTTAGAGGTAGCTGAAGGTATGTGGAACACCTCAATGATTTCGGCTCGGTTACAGTCCAAGATGGACATGAATACCTCGAAAGCCTCTTCCTACATTAACACCTTGTTTAACCTTGGGCTCATAAAGAAGATCAAGGTATACAAGGGAGGAAAGGGAAGCGAGTGGTACTACGACCTCGATTCACCCATCATGGAAACTACCTTTTACGCCGAAGCCAAGTATAGGGTATCCGAAGGAACCAAGGTGGTATTAGATCTGACTTATCCTATTTCAAAGGAAATGCAATTCTCTATAGGGGAAATGCTGGCTGAGTATTACAACGCAGAGCTAGCTTACACCCCACAAGGCGATATAGACGTGGTTTTGCTGAAGAAGGGGAAACCATTCATCGCTTATGAAGTCAAGAACAGGTTCAGCGATAAGGAAGCGAGGAAAGCGATAGAGAGGATAAAGGATTTCGGAATTCCAAGAGCGGGTCTGGTTGGAGTGTTAGAAGATCCGCCCAGTTCAGAGGACTCAATAGGGCGGGATAGGTTGGTGGAGATTGCAAGAGAAATAAAGGAAGCCAGAAATAGAAACTAA
- a CDS encoding DUF2079 domain-containing protein produces the protein MNGFYQYGNIILPFIFLGIMDFASRHDFDLRYLIPTSLITGLVVLTLSFHYGLGFITTAYSLQVPHLNQEDEGLSNFLSKIPSNASLLVSSRVFPHVADDPNAYIVTPPWVVPEYVVLNTTPSSHTFEQLREEGYVVVYNASNCLVMYHEK, from the coding sequence GTGAACGGATTTTATCAGTATGGTAACATAATTTTACCATTCATCTTCTTGGGAATCATGGACTTCGCCAGTAGACACGACTTCGATCTGAGGTATCTGATACCTACTTCTCTAATCACCGGGCTCGTGGTACTTACTTTATCCTTCCACTATGGATTAGGTTTCATAACTACTGCATACTCCCTCCAAGTACCTCACTTGAACCAGGAAGATGAGGGGCTCTCTAACTTCCTCTCAAAGATACCCAGCAACGCATCTCTCTTAGTAAGCTCGCGGGTCTTTCCACACGTGGCTGACGATCCTAACGCTTACATCGTTACGCCTCCTTGGGTAGTACCTGAATACGTGGTATTGAACACGACACCTTCCTCTCATACCTTTGAGCAATTAAGGGAGGAAGGTTACGTCGTAGTGTATAACGCTTCGAATTGCCTCGTTATGTATCATGAGAAGTGA
- a CDS encoding DUF2079 domain-containing protein, with protein MTKVKIEKTGKTVLSIVKYVLPLTFYITWVLYFLYLLPSSVIFPSALVTLISTLYLFRNPLYTWLKKWPTLTSVVFLFTFFVTLWMYLKYLSFEVYAFDLGTFQQSLYTTVFSHRWFLDNPDMATFYGTHPEGYVSIWNILFSPFMLLLLPEYALFPSPVTLFFIQALAISSSSILLREVSTGWLGESKARVLSYLWFAYPFTYFSGFYDFHLESFIPFFTFLTLLSIQRGGRLFRASSLVVYLTIIKATPFLMIALLPWLYRKKLIGKNVVAYMFTSIFFAFFDVIMERIPYDGKLTHFYVLGVKVPLLSESYVFHYIPILLYHLAPQLGVTILSWFVGVLFLPLFSLSILPALVWMGGGLIT; from the coding sequence ATGACGAAAGTGAAAATAGAAAAGACAGGAAAAACAGTGCTCTCTATAGTAAAATATGTTCTTCCATTAACGTTTTACATCACATGGGTTCTCTATTTCCTATACCTTCTGCCTAGTTCCGTCATTTTCCCTTCTGCTCTAGTTACCTTGATTTCCACGTTGTACTTATTCCGCAATCCACTTTACACTTGGCTCAAGAAGTGGCCTACCCTGACTTCTGTAGTATTCCTTTTCACTTTCTTCGTAACGTTGTGGATGTACCTGAAATATCTATCCTTCGAAGTGTACGCCTTTGACCTTGGAACGTTCCAGCAGTCCCTTTATACTACCGTGTTCTCTCACAGGTGGTTCTTGGACAACCCAGACATGGCAACTTTTTACGGCACTCACCCTGAAGGTTACGTTTCCATCTGGAACATCCTTTTCTCTCCCTTCATGTTGTTATTACTCCCTGAATATGCCTTGTTCCCTTCTCCAGTAACTCTCTTCTTCATTCAAGCTTTAGCCATTTCTTCTTCATCTATCTTACTCAGGGAAGTATCTACAGGATGGCTAGGGGAGTCCAAGGCAAGGGTTCTCTCTTACCTCTGGTTCGCCTACCCTTTCACCTACTTTTCAGGCTTTTACGACTTCCACTTAGAGTCTTTCATACCATTCTTCACCTTCCTTACCTTACTCTCTATACAGAGAGGGGGAAGGTTGTTCAGAGCGAGTTCCCTCGTTGTATACCTGACAATAATTAAGGCTACTCCTTTCCTCATGATAGCCTTGTTACCTTGGTTGTACAGGAAGAAGCTCATAGGCAAAAATGTTGTAGCATATATGTTTACGTCTATCTTCTTCGCCTTTTTCGACGTGATAATGGAAAGAATACCTTACGACGGTAAGCTGACACATTTTTACGTGTTAGGAGTTAAAGTTCCCTTGCTGAGTGAGAGTTACGTTTTCCATTACATACCAATATTGTTGTATCACCTTGCCCCGCAACTGGGAGTTACCATCCTTTCCTGGTTCGTGGGGGTTCTCTTCCTCCCCTTGTTTTCCCTGTCAATCCTCCCTGCCTTGGTATGGATGGGTGGAGGGCTCATCACGTGA
- a CDS encoding DUF2079 domain-containing protein, with product MKIEKAKYVIPSTFYVVWALAFLRVIPDSYFALAPASIVTVSSAAFLLVRKIIRVVKYEWKLLAVSLTISSFMILWMYLKYLSYETYAFDLGIFEQSLYTTAFSHRWFLDNPDMVTFYGSHPQGYVSLWNILFSPFMLLLLPLYALFPSPLTLFTVEALVVTTASVPLKKLVEVLNPRASRVVPYVYLGYPFLYLSSFYDFHLESFIPFFTFITLYFYLTMRWRYMWPLLVTYFTIIKVTPVLFLFSIPFLYRETREKIVALISGAGALLYLGFSTLMEKVPYDGKLYLVKNALTTTSFHYFGLRYNLFHVLYNIPLESMYLLFLLAPLLLLPLSKPLQMLPAWVWLAYSWFSLYVPYYNDLYQYNFIVIPFLFIAFSVSNINININSFKLSLVISFLVISSIAALTSVYGYDRGIASLEIPHIDQKIASINEVVSHMSGVIVASNSIFPHLANSMYTFCEAPPNVTPNYVFDCIYFHSNQINHYIKNGYHVIAEIPPYVALSRTEQSVLAFLPFNASFFVYPNNNQSFTVEPGVYNISFSRPFTGYVEGTELINATQALIEVNSSCLNISSYSFTYVTINEEFI from the coding sequence ATGAAGATTGAAAAAGCTAAATATGTCATACCTTCCACTTTCTACGTGGTTTGGGCACTGGCCTTCCTGCGTGTCATACCTGATTCGTACTTTGCCCTAGCCCCTGCTTCGATCGTCACCGTGTCATCTGCAGCGTTTCTGCTCGTGAGAAAGATAATCCGTGTAGTGAAGTATGAATGGAAGCTCCTCGCTGTATCCTTGACGATTTCGTCCTTCATGATCCTTTGGATGTACTTGAAGTATCTCTCATACGAGACTTACGCTTTCGACTTGGGCATATTTGAACAGTCGTTATACACAACAGCATTCTCGCACAGATGGTTCCTGGACAACCCAGATATGGTTACTTTTTACGGGTCTCATCCTCAGGGATATGTGTCTCTGTGGAACATTCTGTTCTCCCCTTTCATGTTGCTCCTCCTACCGCTTTACGCTCTCTTCCCATCGCCTCTGACCCTCTTCACAGTCGAGGCATTAGTGGTCACTACAGCGTCAGTCCCACTGAAGAAACTGGTGGAGGTCCTGAACCCACGCGCCTCTAGGGTCGTGCCATACGTTTACTTGGGATACCCTTTCCTCTACCTCTCGTCGTTCTACGACTTTCACCTCGAGTCTTTCATACCTTTCTTCACTTTCATCACGCTTTACTTCTACCTGACCATGAGGTGGAGGTATATGTGGCCCTTGCTCGTCACGTACTTCACCATCATCAAGGTCACACCAGTCCTCTTCCTCTTCTCTATCCCCTTCTTATATAGAGAAACCAGAGAGAAAATTGTAGCTCTGATTTCCGGGGCGGGTGCTTTGCTCTACCTTGGTTTCTCTACACTCATGGAGAAAGTACCTTACGACGGTAAGCTGTACTTGGTTAAGAATGCTCTTACTACGACCTCTTTCCATTATTTTGGCTTACGTTATAACTTATTCCATGTTTTGTATAACATTCCTTTAGAGTCTATGTATCTTTTGTTTCTCCTAGCTCCATTACTTCTGTTACCTCTGAGTAAACCTTTACAAATGCTACCAGCATGGGTATGGCTAGCATATTCATGGTTCTCGCTTTACGTTCCTTATTACAACGATTTATACCAGTATAACTTCATCGTTATACCGTTCCTTTTCATTGCTTTTTCAGTTTCTAATATAAACATTAATATTAACTCGTTTAAGTTATCTTTGGTGATATCATTTCTCGTTATTAGTTCGATTGCAGCACTAACATCTGTATACGGGTATGATAGGGGCATAGCGTCACTTGAAATACCTCACATAGACCAAAAGATCGCCAGTATAAATGAAGTGGTTTCACATATGTCTGGGGTTATCGTAGCCTCTAACTCCATCTTTCCACATTTAGCGAACAGTATGTACACTTTCTGTGAAGCACCTCCCAATGTCACTCCTAATTACGTATTTGACTGCATTTATTTTCATTCGAATCAGATAAATCATTATATTAAAAACGGGTATCATGTAATTGCTGAAATTCCACCTTATGTAGCTCTATCTAGGACTGAGCAGAGTGTACTAGCCTTCCTACCTTTTAATGCTTCCTTCTTCGTCTATCCGAACAATAACCAAAGCTTTACAGTAGAACCGGGCGTATACAATATCAGTTTCTCTAGACCCTTCACTGGTTACGTAGAAGGAACCGAGCTCATCAATGCGACCCAAGCACTGATTGAGGTGAATAGTTCGTGCTTGAATATTAGCTCTTATTCGTTTACTTATGTGACAATAAATGAGGAATTTATCTAA
- a CDS encoding AAA family ATPase translates to MILDERPKSRKEDLFDRDEELGLLLKAIRDGKPLILLTGIRRIGKTSVFQVALNEWGGSSVVLDCRKLKENYGRKDLYSLLSGALSRTEKIRDLLSKVQGVSVVGNYVELKWGGERYVSLADLFDHLNERKVIVAIDEAQKLRGPLSSEVKDAIAHAYDYDRNVTFLLTGSEVGLLREFLGVDDEGSPLFGRHYVEVELSRFTREKSEEMLRKGFAEVGAEEGGVGELVDAFDGIPGWLVFAGLRYVQGKPIEEVKDLASKLALNEMRGLSRREREVLKCIGKGRKGWKAMKECVEEMERSTVSTSVLDRALRNLEKMSLVRDYSFLDPVYEEASKRL, encoded by the coding sequence TTGATTTTAGATGAGAGGCCTAAGAGCAGGAAGGAGGACTTGTTCGACAGAGACGAGGAACTTGGTCTGCTGTTGAAAGCGATCAGGGATGGGAAGCCTTTGATCCTCCTGACGGGGATAAGGAGGATAGGGAAGACCTCCGTGTTTCAGGTCGCATTGAACGAGTGGGGAGGGTCCTCAGTGGTGTTGGACTGCAGGAAGCTCAAGGAGAACTACGGCAGGAAAGACCTTTACTCTCTCCTTTCAGGAGCGCTATCGAGGACAGAGAAAATCAGGGATCTGTTGTCAAAAGTCCAAGGGGTAAGCGTGGTGGGGAACTACGTTGAGTTGAAGTGGGGAGGAGAAAGATACGTTAGCCTAGCTGACCTCTTCGACCACCTCAATGAAAGGAAAGTGATCGTAGCTATAGACGAGGCCCAGAAGCTCAGAGGTCCCCTATCCTCGGAAGTGAAGGACGCCATAGCTCACGCCTACGACTACGATAGGAACGTCACTTTTCTCCTCACCGGATCTGAGGTAGGGCTCCTCAGGGAATTCCTGGGGGTAGACGACGAGGGGTCGCCTCTCTTCGGGAGGCATTACGTAGAGGTCGAGCTTTCCAGGTTCACAAGGGAGAAGAGCGAGGAGATGTTGAGGAAGGGTTTCGCTGAGGTAGGCGCTGAGGAGGGAGGAGTGGGGGAGCTGGTTGACGCCTTCGACGGTATCCCTGGGTGGCTCGTATTCGCCGGGTTAAGGTACGTCCAAGGTAAGCCCATAGAGGAGGTAAAGGACTTGGCTTCCAAGTTAGCACTGAACGAGATGAGGGGACTCTCGAGGAGGGAGAGAGAGGTCTTGAAGTGTATCGGGAAAGGAAGGAAGGGCTGGAAGGCAATGAAGGAGTGCGTGGAAGAGATGGAGAGGTCCACTGTGTCCACAAGTGTCCTAGACAGAGCGTTGAGGAACTTGGAGAAGATGAGCCTCGTGAGGGACTACTCGTTCCTTGACCCGGTGTATGAGGAGGCATCGAAAAGGCTGTAA
- a CDS encoding DUF973 family protein produces the protein MYRKDSENMKSLLIKSRKNRKGLSGAVTALILVIASVLIALIVVAFAFGFLSFGGAPTVQQSGAAYITNGGTTLSVVLTSTGNTVIDSVGVNGALESANIPISPGTTSLTITLPTSASLNPGGTYTVTLGLSDGQSVAISATYQ, from the coding sequence ATGTATAGAAAAGATTCAGAGAACATGAAAAGTCTCCTCATAAAGAGTAGGAAAAACAGGAAAGGTCTGTCAGGCGCTGTAACAGCCCTGATATTAGTCATAGCTTCAGTTCTGATAGCTCTAATAGTCGTTGCTTTCGCCTTCGGCTTCCTGAGCTTCGGCGGTGCACCTACAGTACAACAGAGCGGAGCTGCATACATAACCAACGGTGGTACAACTCTCAGTGTAGTATTGACTTCCACAGGGAATACAGTCATAGACTCTGTGGGAGTAAATGGAGCTTTAGAGTCTGCCAACATACCAATAAGCCCAGGTACTACATCACTGACCATTACCCTACCTACCTCAGCCTCTCTCAACCCAGGAGGAACCTACACCGTAACCTTAGGCCTTTCTGATGGGCAGAGCGTGGCAATCTCAGCAACCTATCAATAA